TGTTTGGCGCTCGAAATATACTGGTTTTATGCTGGCGAACACGAAATCGACCGCGAAGCAGCGGTTCATGGAATTCCTCTCCCGAAAGTGCCTGCGGGTGACGGCCCAGCGCCAGGCGATCATCGAAACGGTCTTCAGCACGGACCAACATTTCACCGCCGAACAGCTTCTGGAATGGGCGAGAGAGCGGGATCGCTCCGTATCGCGCGCGACGGTTTATCGCACCCTTCCGCTGCTGACCGAGAGCGGATTGGTCCGGGAAATGGATTTCGGCAAAGACCGCAAGTTTTACGACCCGAACTACGCCGAGCACCCGAACCACAATCACATCATCTGCCAGGATTGCGAGAAGATCGTCGAATTCGAGAGCGAGAAGATCGCCAAACTTGAGGACGAGATCAGCCACAAGCTCGGTTTCGCCCTCAAATCCCAGCGCCTCCAGATCACCGCGACTTGCGAGGAACTCAAGAAACTGGGCGCCTGCCGGCACAAAGCCCGGTAGCCTATCGGCTGTTTGGGAGAACGAAGAAAGTCATGGGCCTGTGGATCGAGCGATGAAACCCGGCGACTTTCGATCCGCTTCTGCCTGGAGATTCCGCAACCTGCGCGAAAGTCACGCGCAACTGGCGTTCCCGATCCACAGACCTCATCCCCGTTGTTAACCTTGGCAATGCGCCGTAGCACATAAACCACAGCGATAATTCTGAAATGGTTGCCGACTGAATCACAGGAGAAGCAATCCTTGGACCGAAACAGGGACGGATGGTATCCCCAAACCCCGCGATCCGTTTCCCCGGAAGGGCCGTTGCGCGGCGCCGACTTTCCTCTTCCCCTGGTGGTTCTTTTGTTTCAATTTAGCCGCACTATGCATGACGGCTTTCAAGGAATTCTAAAACGTGGTTCGATCTGTTCTGCATCGATTTTGGTTGAGCTGGTCTGGCTGCTGGCGGTTCCGCCGGCGAGCTTCGCTGTCGAACCGCCCGCGACCAACCGCTTCCCGCGTCTCGATCCCGCCAAACTGCTCGAATACCGGCGGGCGAATGGCAACATCATGCCGGTTACGAACGTGGAGGATTGGCAACACCGGCGCGCTGCGATTCTCGCCGGCATG
The sequence above is drawn from the Verrucomicrobiota bacterium genome and encodes:
- a CDS encoding transcriptional repressor, translated to MLANTKSTAKQRFMEFLSRKCLRVTAQRQAIIETVFSTDQHFTAEQLLEWARERDRSVSRATVYRTLPLLTESGLVREMDFGKDRKFYDPNYAEHPNHNHIICQDCEKIVEFESEKIAKLEDEISHKLGFALKSQRLQITATCEELKKLGACRHKAR